The genomic DNA GAGTAGTGCGAGTCCAGATGTAAAAACAGAGAATCAGGCAGCAGTCGAACAAGAGGTGTCTACTGAAAAGGATGCAGAGTCAACTAAAATAGAATTTGTTGACAACATGGGCGTTACTATCAAGTTAGAGAAACCTGCTGAAAAAATTATTTCGCTTTATTCAGTTCATACTGAAAATTTATTTGCACTTGGATTGGATGATGAAATTATAGGAGTAAGTACTAGTGACAAATACCCAGAAGATGTAAATGAAAAAACTAAGTATACTTACAAGGATGATCCAGAAGTGATTATAGCAGCTCAGCCAGATTTGGTACTTGTGAGAGATATGATTGCAAATAAGTACCCAGAGTATATACAAAGTCTTAGAGATGCAGGAATAACAGTAGCTACTCTTTATGTGAAAACATATGACGAATTTGATGAGTATATGAAGACATTGGGGCTACTATCAGGAAAAGAAAAAGAGGCAGAAGAACTTTTGAAAGAATTCCACGGCGAGATAGACACTATAAAAGCTAAGGTGGCAGATCAAACACCTAGAAAAGCTTATTTTGAGAGTATAGGAAAGAAATTTAAGACAGCTACTCCAGAGTCTTTTGCTGGCACAGCTCTTCAAATCTTGAATCTTGAAAACATAGCGGCAGATGTAGAGCATGATGGGAAATCAACAGTTGAAACTTACGGTGAAGAACAGCTTTTGGCTAGAGCAAATGAGATTGAAATTTATATTGCTCAGCAGGGAGTTATGAATAGAGGAATTACTCTAGAACAAATAGAAGCGAGACCAGGATACGATCAAATAAAAGCAGTAAAAGAAGGCAAAGTATTCTTGATAGATGAAAAATTGATATCTGGAGCAACTATGAGATACATTGATGGATTAAAGCAACTAGTTTCAGAGCTTTATCCGAATTTAGAAAAATAATAAATATTTGATATTTTAAAAGACCTTTTGACTAGTCCTTGTCATATGGTCTTTTTTCTTATAAAATAATTGTAAGTATTAAAATTTTTTAGCAAGGAGGAAAAGTAAATTGAATTATAAATTACTTGTCATCAATCCAGGTTCTACATCGACTAAGATTGCCGT from Tissierellales bacterium includes the following:
- a CDS encoding ABC transporter substrate-binding protein, which encodes MKKRLLVIWMIVVALMVGCQSSASPDVKTENQAAVEQEVSTEKDAESTKIEFVDNMGVTIKLEKPAEKIISLYSVHTENLFALGLDDEIIGVSTSDKYPEDVNEKTKYTYKDDPEVIIAAQPDLVLVRDMIANKYPEYIQSLRDAGITVATLYVKTYDEFDEYMKTLGLLSGKEKEAEELLKEFHGEIDTIKAKVADQTPRKAYFESIGKKFKTATPESFAGTALQILNLENIAADVEHDGKSTVETYGEEQLLARANEIEIYIAQQGVMNRGITLEQIEARPGYDQIKAVKEGKVFLIDEKLISGATMRYIDGLKQLVSELYPNLEK